A window of Kribbella amoyensis contains these coding sequences:
- a CDS encoding LysR substrate-binding domain-containing protein, translating to MFSLDQVSAFVAVAEELHFGRAAERLRMTQPPLSRQIQKLERAVGAKLLERDNRRVELTEAGRAFLDEARRLLALVDTAGDLARRVDQGAAGTLRLGFTAASAIRTLGPLLRRLSDALPGVDVILHERVTPAQVDALRRGELDLGLARPPFDSELLDSLVVFREPLIAVVPSDHRLAGLRRPLRPSDFSNERVISYSPTQARYFHELTVRFLTNAHPRIDEQVQQILTVVLLVAAGRGIALVPASARTLGIEGVRYRDLVDGGSESVADAEVPGLPVELHAIWPRDAAGPLLRRVLALFDDLPSTG from the coding sequence ATGTTCTCGCTCGACCAAGTCAGCGCGTTCGTCGCCGTCGCCGAGGAACTGCACTTCGGCCGGGCCGCCGAACGGCTGCGGATGACCCAGCCGCCGCTCAGCCGGCAGATCCAGAAACTCGAACGCGCCGTCGGCGCCAAGCTGCTCGAGCGGGACAACCGCCGGGTCGAGCTGACCGAGGCCGGCCGCGCCTTCCTGGACGAGGCACGCCGGCTGCTCGCGTTGGTGGACACGGCCGGCGACCTGGCCCGCCGGGTCGACCAGGGCGCGGCCGGGACGTTGCGGCTCGGGTTCACCGCTGCCTCCGCGATCCGTACGCTCGGCCCGTTGCTCCGCCGGCTCTCCGACGCGCTCCCCGGCGTCGACGTGATCCTGCACGAGCGGGTCACACCGGCCCAGGTCGACGCCCTGCGCCGCGGCGAGCTCGACCTCGGACTGGCCCGGCCGCCGTTCGACTCCGAGCTGCTCGACTCCTTGGTGGTGTTCCGCGAACCGCTGATCGCGGTCGTGCCCAGCGACCACCGGCTGGCCGGGCTCCGGCGGCCACTCCGGCCGAGCGACTTCTCCAACGAGCGGGTGATCAGCTACTCCCCCACCCAGGCGCGGTACTTCCACGAGCTGACCGTGCGCTTCCTGACCAACGCGCATCCGCGGATCGACGAGCAGGTGCAGCAGATCCTCACCGTCGTGCTGCTGGTCGCCGCCGGTCGCGGGATCGCCCTGGTCCCGGCGTCCGCGCGGACCCTGGGGATCGAGGGCGTCCGGTACCGCGATCTCGTCGACGGCGGCAGCGAGTCGGTGGCCGACGCCGAGGTCCCCGGGCTGCCGGTCGAGCTGCACGCGATCTGGCCCCGGGACGCGGCCGGCCCGTTGCTGCGCCGGGTGCTCGCCCTGTTCGACGACCTGCCGTCCACAGGCTGA
- a CDS encoding NAD-binding protein, translating into MRKPRWGKSVTFFGTNGASTESPPGSEATPKAATPGRRRGRASTQVDEATTSTTPDDRGVVVCGSDRTMLRVVTELVGSGEQVTAVVNPASRHFERIGELGAQVMGVRVVSESILRRAGIDADGKKPSTARALVLLDADDVHNVHTALTAREMDPDLRIIVQMVNPRLGAQLHSLLGDCVVISGPSLAAPAFVADALEDDELTWLELGGRRMVAGPADLIREPVTVLADATSSATPDLLPASSTDPTGDVVLGLGMRNVWRRRDVRRTGWVMATRDVLDRRVRVIAAVMAGLVLIGTGLTHYIAGVPWWRALYLALGAVTSAGIEDDVFADAEPWAKVGGVIVQLTGIVLVALLTAVIVDSLIGARLSRVIGGVRGRPRNHVIVCGLGTVGARVLEILAERGVAVVGVEQDDEAPGVQTAHRLRIPVVMGDSSQEETLRSAGAHRAQAVLALTDGDITNLETAMVIRDLNDQARITMRMFDHDLAQRVERQLGLGSSRSVSMLVAPAIAAAVANRRSQTTVSAGRRVLLLTEVTVERDSVAVGKRLGELDEAGGLRVLARQDGAEWDWTPDFEQSLAEGVRIAVAGTRSGLARLLLATRAPHRPGRSGRIGP; encoded by the coding sequence GTGCGGAAGCCACGATGGGGGAAATCTGTCACGTTCTTCGGGACGAATGGGGCGAGTACCGAGAGCCCGCCCGGTTCTGAGGCCACCCCGAAGGCGGCGACCCCGGGGCGACGGCGCGGCCGGGCCTCGACCCAGGTCGACGAGGCAACGACCAGCACGACCCCGGACGATCGCGGGGTCGTTGTCTGTGGCTCCGATCGCACCATGCTCCGGGTGGTCACCGAGCTGGTCGGCTCCGGCGAGCAGGTGACCGCGGTCGTCAACCCGGCCTCGCGGCACTTCGAGCGGATCGGCGAACTGGGCGCCCAGGTGATGGGCGTCCGGGTGGTCAGCGAGTCCATCCTGCGCCGCGCCGGGATCGACGCCGACGGCAAGAAACCGTCGACCGCGCGGGCGCTGGTGCTGCTCGACGCGGACGACGTGCACAACGTCCACACCGCGTTGACCGCCCGCGAGATGGATCCCGACCTGCGGATCATCGTGCAGATGGTGAACCCACGACTCGGCGCCCAGCTGCACTCGCTGCTGGGTGACTGCGTGGTCATCTCGGGACCGTCCTTGGCGGCTCCCGCGTTCGTGGCCGACGCGCTGGAGGACGACGAGCTCACCTGGCTGGAGCTCGGAGGCCGCCGGATGGTCGCGGGCCCGGCCGACCTGATCCGCGAACCCGTCACCGTCCTGGCCGACGCCACCTCGTCCGCCACCCCGGACCTGCTGCCGGCGTCCAGTACGGATCCGACCGGGGACGTGGTGCTCGGACTCGGGATGCGCAACGTCTGGCGGCGCCGCGACGTCCGGCGGACCGGCTGGGTGATGGCGACCAGGGACGTCCTCGACCGCCGGGTCCGGGTGATCGCGGCGGTGATGGCCGGCCTGGTCCTGATCGGGACCGGGCTGACCCACTACATCGCCGGGGTGCCCTGGTGGCGCGCGTTGTACCTCGCGCTGGGCGCGGTCACCTCGGCCGGGATCGAGGACGACGTCTTCGCCGACGCGGAACCGTGGGCCAAGGTCGGTGGGGTGATCGTCCAGCTCACCGGGATCGTGCTGGTCGCGCTGCTCACCGCGGTGATCGTCGACTCGCTGATCGGGGCCCGGCTGTCCCGGGTGATCGGCGGCGTCCGCGGCCGGCCCCGCAACCACGTGATCGTCTGCGGCCTCGGGACGGTCGGGGCCCGGGTGCTGGAGATCCTGGCCGAGCGCGGGGTCGCCGTGGTCGGGGTCGAGCAGGACGACGAGGCGCCCGGCGTCCAGACCGCGCACCGGCTGCGGATCCCGGTGGTGATGGGCGACAGCAGCCAGGAGGAGACGCTGCGGTCGGCGGGCGCGCACCGGGCCCAGGCGGTGCTGGCCCTCACCGACGGCGACATCACGAACCTGGAGACCGCGATGGTGATCCGGGACCTGAACGACCAGGCCCGGATCACGATGCGGATGTTCGACCACGATCTGGCCCAGCGGGTCGAGCGGCAGCTCGGGCTCGGGTCCAGCCGGTCGGTGTCGATGCTGGTGGCGCCGGCGATCGCGGCCGCGGTGGCGAACCGGCGCAGCCAGACGACCGTGTCGGCCGGCCGCCGCGTCCTGCTGCTCACCGAGGTCACCGTCGAGCGCGACTCGGTCGCGGTCGGCAAGCGGCTCGGCGAACTGGACGAGGCGGGCGGCCTGCGGGTGCTGGCCCGGCAGGACGGCGCCGAGTGGGACTGGACCCCGGACTTCGAGCAGTCACTGGCCGAGGGCGTCCGGATCGCGGTCGCCGGCACCCGCAGCGGGCTGGCCAGACTGCTGCTGGCGACCCGCGCTCCCCATCGGCCGGGGCGGTCGGGGAGGATAGGACCATGA
- the kdgD gene encoding 5-dehydro-4-deoxyglucarate dehydratase, translating to MTLSPDALAARLKTGLLSFPVTAFAADLSFDEAGYRDHLAWLSQYDVAGLFAAGGTGEGFSLTTAEIDQVVRAAVSEVAGKVPVLAPATGGTATAIGQAQAAEAAGADGLLLLPPYLTEAGQDGLVEHVSAVCRSTNLGVIVYSRANAILDDVSVAKLADRNPNLVGFKDGVGNIEMMTRIYARIGDRLTYIGGLPTAETFALPLLQLGVSTYSSAIFNFVPEFALGFYRDVLAQDRDTVYRKLNDFVLPYLDIRDRQKGYAVSIVKAGLTAIGRPAGPVRPPLQDLTAAELAQLVALINKIG from the coding sequence GTGACGCTAAGCCCCGACGCCCTCGCCGCCCGGCTCAAGACCGGCCTGTTGTCCTTCCCGGTGACCGCCTTCGCCGCCGACCTCAGCTTCGACGAGGCCGGGTACCGTGACCACCTGGCCTGGTTGAGCCAGTACGACGTGGCCGGGTTGTTCGCGGCCGGCGGGACCGGTGAAGGGTTCTCCCTGACCACGGCCGAGATCGACCAGGTGGTCCGCGCCGCCGTCTCCGAGGTGGCCGGCAAGGTCCCCGTCCTCGCCCCGGCCACCGGTGGGACCGCGACCGCGATCGGGCAGGCCCAGGCCGCCGAGGCCGCCGGCGCCGACGGCCTGCTGCTGTTGCCGCCGTACCTCACCGAGGCGGGCCAGGACGGCCTGGTCGAACACGTCTCGGCCGTCTGCCGCAGTACGAACCTCGGCGTGATCGTCTACAGCCGGGCGAACGCGATCCTCGACGACGTGTCCGTGGCCAAACTGGCCGACCGGAACCCGAACCTGGTCGGCTTCAAGGACGGCGTCGGCAACATCGAGATGATGACCCGGATCTACGCCCGGATCGGCGACCGGCTCACCTACATCGGCGGGCTGCCGACCGCGGAGACGTTCGCGCTGCCGCTGCTGCAACTCGGGGTGAGCACGTACTCGTCGGCGATCTTCAACTTCGTCCCCGAGTTCGCGCTCGGCTTCTACCGCGACGTCCTGGCCCAGGACCGCGACACCGTGTACCGCAAGCTGAACGACTTCGTGCTGCCCTACCTGGACATCCGGGACCGGCAGAAGGGGTACGCGGTGTCGATCGTCAAGGCCGGCCTGACCGCGATCGGCCGCCCGGCCGGCCCGGTCCGGCCGCCGCTGCAGGACCTGACCGCCGCCGAGCTGGCCCAACTGGTTGCCCTCATCAACAAGATCGGCTGA
- a CDS encoding acyl-CoA mutase large subunit family protein encodes MDAQGIADGRSRWQQRYDAARKREADFTTLSGSEVAPVYGPPEGYDDPRMERIGWPGEYPFTRGLYPTGYRGRTWTIRQFAGFGNAEQTNARYKMILNGGGGGLSVAFDMPTLMGRDSDDPKSLGEVGHCGVAIDSAADMELLFRDIPLQDVTTSMTISGPAVPAFCMYLVAAERQGADLSKLNGTLQTDIFKEYIAQKEWLFPPEPHLRLIGDLMEYCATRIPAYKPLSVSGYHIREAGSTAAQELAFTLADGFGYVELGLSRGLDVDVFAPGLSFFFDSHLDFFEEIAKFRAARRIWARWLRDVYGAKTEKAQWLRFHTQTAGVSLTAQQPVNNVVRTAVEALAAVLGGTNSLHTNALDETLALPTEESAEIALRTQSVLMEEIGVTNVADPLGGSWYVEALTDAIEAEAEQIFARIQEMSADGSMTGGILHGIEEGWFMAEIADAAFEYQQKLEKGEKKIVGVNTLTDTVAGELEILRVSHEVEIEQCRVLAARKAQRDEDRVRRTLTALVEAARGTGGLIEPMLEAVRAEATMGEICHVLRDEWGEYREPARF; translated from the coding sequence ATGGACGCGCAGGGCATCGCCGACGGCCGGAGCCGGTGGCAGCAGCGGTACGACGCCGCGCGGAAGCGGGAGGCGGACTTCACCACGTTGTCCGGGTCCGAGGTGGCCCCGGTGTACGGCCCGCCGGAGGGGTACGACGACCCGCGGATGGAGCGGATCGGCTGGCCGGGGGAGTACCCGTTCACCCGCGGGCTCTACCCGACCGGGTACCGCGGCCGGACCTGGACGATCCGGCAGTTCGCCGGCTTCGGCAACGCCGAGCAGACCAACGCGCGGTACAAGATGATCCTGAACGGCGGGGGCGGCGGACTGTCGGTCGCGTTCGACATGCCGACGTTGATGGGCCGCGACTCCGACGACCCGAAGTCGCTCGGCGAGGTCGGGCACTGCGGGGTCGCGATCGACTCGGCGGCCGACATGGAGCTGCTGTTCCGCGACATCCCGCTGCAGGACGTCACCACCTCGATGACGATCTCCGGCCCGGCCGTGCCCGCGTTCTGCATGTACCTGGTCGCCGCCGAGCGCCAGGGCGCCGACCTGAGCAAGCTCAACGGCACCCTGCAGACCGACATCTTCAAGGAGTACATCGCCCAGAAGGAGTGGCTGTTCCCACCGGAGCCCCACCTGCGGCTGATCGGCGACCTGATGGAGTACTGCGCGACCAGGATCCCGGCGTACAAGCCGTTGTCGGTCTCCGGGTACCACATCCGCGAGGCCGGCTCGACGGCCGCGCAGGAACTGGCGTTCACGCTCGCCGACGGGTTCGGGTACGTCGAGCTCGGGCTGAGCCGGGGCCTGGACGTGGACGTGTTCGCGCCCGGGCTGTCGTTCTTCTTCGACAGCCACCTGGACTTCTTCGAGGAGATCGCGAAGTTCCGCGCGGCCCGGCGGATCTGGGCCCGGTGGTTGCGCGACGTGTACGGCGCGAAGACCGAGAAGGCGCAGTGGCTGCGGTTCCACACCCAGACCGCCGGGGTGTCGCTGACCGCGCAGCAGCCGGTCAACAACGTGGTCCGGACCGCGGTCGAGGCGCTCGCGGCCGTGCTCGGCGGGACCAACTCGCTGCACACCAACGCACTCGACGAGACGCTGGCGCTGCCGACCGAGGAGTCGGCCGAGATCGCGCTGCGGACCCAGTCGGTGCTGATGGAGGAGATCGGTGTCACCAACGTCGCCGACCCGCTCGGCGGGTCCTGGTACGTGGAGGCGCTGACCGACGCGATCGAGGCGGAGGCCGAGCAGATCTTCGCCCGGATCCAGGAGATGAGCGCGGACGGCTCGATGACCGGCGGCATCCTGCACGGCATCGAGGAGGGCTGGTTCATGGCCGAGATCGCCGACGCCGCCTTCGAGTACCAGCAGAAGCTGGAGAAGGGCGAGAAGAAGATCGTCGGCGTGAACACGCTGACCGACACCGTCGCGGGGGAGCTGGAGATCCTCCGGGTCAGCCATGAGGTGGAGATCGAGCAGTGCCGGGTGCTCGCGGCGCGCAAAGCGCAACGCGACGAGGACCGTGTGCGTCGTACGCTAACCGCGCTGGTCGAGGCGGCCAGAGGGACCGGCGGCTTGATCGAACCCATGCTGGAGGCGGTGCGTGCGGAAGCCACGATGGGGGAAATCTGTCACGTTCTTCGGGACGAATGGGGCGAGTACCGAGAGCCCGCCCGGTTCTGA
- a CDS encoding maleylpyruvate isomerase family mycothiol-dependent enzyme: MPLPPERAAFYLAHLTSDSDRLAEVARLGLTAAVPSCPGWTVDDLVRHVATVYLHKVEVLRTGRRPDPWPPELTGRGTLDLLTESRDAVVAALTEAGTDKPTWTFFPGDQTSAFWYRRMALETVVHRVDAELAHAVLAPVDKDLAVDGIDELLVATLGGPWWEDGDTEHPVDAAVRITTNGNSWTVKLTATAAEVTAGSDGDVDAEIFGEPAAVYLWLWGRADHSVVQLAGDESVVEEFHHRLAECTT, translated from the coding sequence ATGCCACTGCCGCCGGAGCGCGCCGCGTTCTACCTCGCTCACCTGACCTCGGACTCCGACCGGCTCGCCGAGGTGGCCCGGCTCGGGCTGACCGCGGCCGTTCCGAGCTGCCCCGGCTGGACCGTCGACGACCTGGTCCGCCATGTCGCGACCGTCTACCTGCACAAGGTCGAGGTACTCCGGACTGGCCGACGGCCCGACCCGTGGCCGCCGGAGCTGACCGGCCGCGGCACCCTCGACCTGTTGACCGAGTCGCGGGACGCGGTCGTCGCCGCCCTCACCGAGGCCGGGACGGACAAGCCGACCTGGACGTTCTTCCCCGGCGACCAGACATCCGCCTTCTGGTACCGCCGGATGGCGCTGGAGACCGTGGTGCACCGGGTGGACGCCGAGCTGGCGCACGCGGTGCTGGCCCCGGTCGACAAGGACCTCGCCGTCGACGGGATCGACGAACTGCTGGTCGCGACGCTCGGCGGACCCTGGTGGGAGGACGGTGACACCGAGCACCCGGTCGACGCCGCGGTCCGGATCACCACGAACGGCAACTCCTGGACCGTCAAGCTCACCGCGACCGCCGCCGAGGTGACCGCGGGCTCGGACGGTGACGTCGACGCCGAGATCTTCGGCGAGCCGGCCGCCGTGTACCTGTGGCTGTGGGGCCGTGCCGACCACAGCGTGGTCCAGCTCGCCGGCGACGAGTCGGTGGTGGAGGAGTTCCACCACCGCCTCGCCGAGTGCACGACCTGA
- a CDS encoding tetratricopeptide repeat protein, giving the protein MLDVGEATFQADVIERSVQHPVVVEFWSPRSQASQALGPILARLADENAGKFLLVRVDIDANPQLAQAVGVQTVPLVIAVLRGQVVPLFQGAVGDDEARQYFEQLLTVAVANGITGRAEPVGPGAPAADAEAEPEPDPRYEPAENALAAGDLDGAIAAYEALLKENPADAEAKVGLARAQLVQRTRDVPADVRTRAADNPADIEAQQLVADVDLMGGHVEDAFDRLIRTIQQTAGDERNTVRLHLLELFDVVGADDERVTSARRRLMTALF; this is encoded by the coding sequence GTGCTCGACGTGGGCGAGGCGACCTTCCAGGCCGACGTGATCGAGCGCTCGGTCCAGCACCCGGTGGTGGTCGAGTTCTGGTCGCCGCGGTCGCAGGCGTCCCAGGCGCTCGGCCCGATCCTGGCCCGGCTGGCCGACGAGAACGCCGGCAAGTTCCTGCTGGTCCGGGTCGACATCGACGCGAACCCGCAGCTGGCCCAGGCGGTCGGCGTGCAGACGGTGCCGCTGGTGATCGCGGTACTGCGCGGCCAGGTCGTGCCGCTGTTCCAGGGCGCGGTCGGCGACGACGAGGCCCGGCAGTACTTCGAGCAGCTGCTCACCGTGGCCGTTGCCAACGGCATCACCGGGCGCGCCGAGCCGGTCGGCCCGGGCGCTCCGGCTGCCGACGCGGAGGCCGAGCCCGAGCCGGACCCGCGGTACGAGCCGGCCGAGAACGCGTTGGCCGCCGGTGACCTGGACGGCGCGATCGCGGCGTACGAGGCGTTGCTGAAGGAGAACCCGGCCGACGCCGAGGCGAAGGTCGGACTGGCCCGGGCGCAACTGGTGCAGCGGACCCGCGACGTGCCGGCGGACGTGCGGACCAGGGCGGCTGACAACCCGGCCGACATCGAGGCGCAGCAGTTGGTCGCCGATGTCGACCTGATGGGTGGACACGTCGAGGACGCGTTCGACCGGTTGATCCGGACCATCCAGCAGACCGCGGGCGACGAGCGGAACACCGTCCGCCTGCACCTGCTGGAGCTGTTCGACGTGGTCGGCGCCGACGACGAGCGGGTGACGAGCGCCCGCCGCCGGCTGATGACGGCGCTGTTCTAG
- a CDS encoding carboxymuconolactone decarboxylase family protein, with protein sequence MQARINPFGTDFFPKFAKYMVSAHKVVAGTALPATTAQLVNIRASQINGCSGCLDMHIKEAEHAGETALRINLVGAWRETTVYTEPERAALELTEHGTRLADGSGVSDEVWETAAKHYDEEQLMALVAQIALINAFNRFNVMTRQVGGNYEVGQLH encoded by the coding sequence ATGCAGGCTCGTATCAACCCCTTCGGCACCGACTTCTTCCCGAAGTTCGCGAAGTACATGGTTTCGGCGCACAAGGTCGTCGCCGGGACGGCGTTGCCGGCGACGACCGCGCAGCTGGTGAACATCCGGGCCAGTCAGATCAACGGGTGCTCGGGCTGCCTGGACATGCACATCAAGGAGGCCGAACACGCCGGCGAGACGGCGCTGCGGATCAACCTGGTCGGCGCCTGGCGGGAGACGACCGTGTACACCGAGCCCGAGCGGGCCGCGCTCGAACTGACCGAGCACGGCACCCGGCTGGCCGACGGCAGCGGCGTCTCCGACGAGGTGTGGGAGACCGCGGCCAAGCACTACGACGAAGAGCAGCTGATGGCGCTGGTCGCGCAGATCGCGCTGATCAACGCGTTCAACCGGTTCAACGTCATGACCCGCCAGGTCGGCGGCAACTACGAGGTCGGCCAGCTGCACTGA
- a CDS encoding DUF4231 domain-containing protein produces MAGSSDPDFPALGEAVAAERLIGIRFRWYSRQARRTRAAYLGLGLVQLVAALLIALSVALDVPVWFAPALGGAIALAEGVRTLFGLRDEYPTYRRTAEDLRNEAWLYSQRAGRYAEAADPASLLAERVVELSTTETAHWASAVRERST; encoded by the coding sequence ATGGCAGGTTCATCCGACCCGGACTTTCCCGCGCTCGGCGAAGCGGTCGCCGCCGAACGCCTGATCGGCATCCGCTTCCGGTGGTACTCCCGGCAGGCCCGGCGCACCCGAGCCGCGTACCTGGGCCTCGGTCTGGTCCAGCTCGTGGCCGCGTTGCTGATCGCGCTGTCGGTCGCCCTGGACGTCCCCGTCTGGTTCGCCCCGGCGCTCGGTGGCGCGATCGCCCTGGCCGAGGGCGTCCGCACCTTGTTCGGTCTCCGGGACGAGTACCCGACGTACCGGCGGACCGCCGAGGACCTGCGCAACGAGGCGTGGCTGTACTCCCAGCGCGCCGGCCGGTACGCGGAGGCGGCCGATCCGGCGTCGTTGCTCGCCGAGCGCGTGGTCGAGCTCAGCACCACGGAAACCGCGCACTGGGCGAGCGCGGTGCGGGAGCGGAGTACCTGA
- a CDS encoding MarR family winged helix-turn-helix transcriptional regulator — protein sequence MARKKPLPFDPIDEASRQWGRRWGAVEQMRAVTSLMRAQQIVIGELDEILRGHGLSFARFEALVLLTFSRRGSLPLGKMGERLQVHPTSVTSIVRRLESAGLVTRTPHPDDGRAVLCEITPAGRELVERATADLVAADFALRGLTDDQLKMLWSVLEPLRHNAGDF from the coding sequence ATGGCGAGGAAGAAACCGTTGCCGTTCGACCCGATCGACGAGGCGTCCCGGCAGTGGGGGCGGCGCTGGGGTGCGGTCGAGCAGATGCGGGCCGTCACCTCGCTGATGCGGGCCCAGCAGATCGTCATCGGCGAGCTCGACGAGATCCTGCGTGGGCACGGGCTGAGCTTCGCCCGGTTCGAGGCGCTGGTGCTGCTCACCTTCTCCCGCCGCGGTTCGCTGCCGCTGGGCAAGATGGGCGAGCGGCTCCAGGTACACCCGACCTCGGTCACCTCGATCGTGCGCCGGCTGGAGTCGGCCGGTCTGGTCACCCGGACCCCGCATCCCGACGACGGCCGCGCGGTGCTCTGCGAGATCACCCCCGCCGGCCGCGAGCTGGTCGAACGCGCCACCGCCGACCTGGTCGCCGCCGACTTCGCCCTGCGCGGCCTGACCGACGACCAGCTGAAGATGCTCTGGTCCGTGCTCGAGCCACTCCGCCACAACGCCGGCGACTTCTGA
- a CDS encoding enolase C-terminal domain-like protein, translating to MTPTISSVEVVPVAGYDSMLLNLSGAHGPYFTRNVVILTDSDGNTGLGEVPGGEKITATIAEAADLVVGQDLAHYRQVLRSVARQYADRDSEGRGLQTFDLRTTVHAVTGLESALLDLLGQHLGVPVAELLGDGQQRDSVPMLGYLFYVGDPGATNLPYRTGDGDGDRWSKLRRQEALTLEAVVALAEAAQERYGFTDFKLKGGVLPGEQELAAVTALARRFPEARITLDPNGAWLLADAIELCTGRGDVLAYAEDPCGPEDGYSGRETMAEFRRTTGLRTATNMIATDWRQLGHAIRAEAVDIPLADPHFWTMSGSVRVAQLCEDFGLTWGSHSNNHFDISLAMFTQVGAAAPGEITALDTHWIWQDGQALTTDPLRISGGRVEVPRAPGLGVTLDRDALGTAHELYLSQGLGGRDDAAAMQYLVDGWTFDPKRPCLVR from the coding sequence ATGACTCCCACCATCTCCTCCGTCGAGGTCGTCCCGGTCGCCGGGTACGACAGCATGCTGCTCAACCTGAGCGGCGCGCACGGCCCGTACTTCACCCGCAACGTGGTGATCCTGACCGACAGCGACGGCAACACCGGACTCGGTGAGGTCCCGGGCGGCGAGAAGATCACCGCGACGATCGCGGAGGCGGCCGACCTGGTCGTCGGGCAGGACCTGGCCCACTACCGGCAGGTGCTCCGCTCGGTCGCGCGGCAGTACGCGGACCGGGACTCCGAGGGTCGTGGTCTGCAGACGTTCGACCTGCGGACCACCGTGCACGCGGTGACCGGGCTGGAGAGCGCGTTGCTCGACCTGCTCGGCCAGCACCTCGGCGTACCGGTCGCGGAGTTGCTCGGGGACGGACAACAGCGTGACAGCGTCCCGATGCTCGGATACCTCTTCTACGTAGGCGATCCGGGCGCGACGAACCTGCCGTACCGCACCGGTGACGGGGACGGAGATCGCTGGTCGAAGCTGCGCCGGCAGGAGGCGCTGACCCTGGAGGCCGTGGTCGCGCTGGCCGAGGCGGCGCAGGAGCGGTACGGGTTCACCGACTTCAAGCTCAAGGGCGGCGTCCTCCCCGGGGAGCAGGAGCTCGCCGCGGTCACGGCGCTCGCCCGGCGGTTCCCGGAGGCGCGGATCACGCTCGACCCGAACGGCGCCTGGCTGCTCGCGGACGCGATCGAGCTCTGCACCGGCCGCGGCGACGTGCTCGCGTACGCCGAGGACCCGTGCGGCCCGGAGGACGGGTACTCGGGCCGCGAGACGATGGCCGAGTTCCGCCGGACCACGGGCCTGCGGACGGCGACGAACATGATCGCGACGGACTGGCGGCAGCTCGGCCACGCGATCCGGGCCGAGGCGGTCGACATCCCGCTCGCCGACCCGCACTTCTGGACGATGAGTGGGTCGGTCCGGGTGGCCCAGCTCTGCGAGGACTTCGGCCTCACCTGGGGCTCGCACTCGAACAACCACTTCGACATCTCGCTGGCGATGTTCACCCAGGTCGGCGCCGCGGCGCCCGGCGAGATCACCGCGCTGGACACGCACTGGATCTGGCAGGACGGCCAGGCCCTCACCACCGACCCGCTACGGATCAGCGGCGGCCGGGTCGAGGTCCCCCGGGCGCCGGGGCTCGGCGTCACGCTGGACCGCGACGCCCTGGGAACCGCGCACGAGCTGTACCTCAGCCAGGGCCTGGGCGGCCGCGACGACGCGGCCGCCATGCAGTACCTGGTCGACGGCTGGACGTTCGACCCGAAACGCCCTTGCCTCGTTCGATGA